Proteins from one Robertmurraya sp. FSL R5-0851 genomic window:
- a CDS encoding DUF3896 family protein, translated as MELLNYFEIKRHLAIKIENLLKRLDDPNLPISDGEALRNMIDNYQYISEIAEMNHFQRGIKN; from the coding sequence TGGAACTTTTGAATTATTTTGAAATAAAGCGTCACTTAGCAATTAAAATCGAAAATTTACTAAAAAGGTTAGACGACCCGAATCTACCAATTTCTGATGGTGAGGCACTTAGGAATATGATTGATAATTATCAATATATATCTGAAATAGCAGAAATGAACCACTTCCAAAGGGGTATAAAAAATTAA